The region GAGGACTCGAGTGACGAACAAATGGCCGAACACCCAACCAGCGACTGATCCATATGATCACGAACGCACAGGTCGAACGCTGGCTCCGGGAAGACGTCGGCCACCACGACGTGACGAATCAGGTGCCCGGCGAGACGACGGGTCGACTCGTCGCGAAAGAATCCGGCGTCGTCGCGGGACTCGAGGCGGCGACGGCCGTCTTCGAGTATCTCGGCGTCGACGTTCGCGACGCGCTCGAGGACGGCACCCGAATCGAACCTGGTGACGACGTCTGTCGCGTCGATGGACCCGCACGCGACGTCCTCCGGGGCGAGCGCGTCGCCGTCAATCTCGCCGGCCACGCTTCGGGCGTCGCGACGCGCACTCGTCGAGTCGTCGACGAGACGCGGGGCAAATCCGACGACGTGCGAATCGCCGCGACCCGAAAGACGACTCCCGGCTTGCGCGGCCTCGAGAAACGGGCCGTCTTCGCGGGCGGCGGCGACACGCATCGACTCGATCTCTCGCACATGGTGATGGTCAAGGACAACCACGTCGCCGAGATGGGCCTCGAGGGAGCCATCGAGCACTTCCAGGAACGAACCTCCTTCGCAACGAACCTCGACGTGGAAGTCGAGACGATTTCGGACGCTCCGCGGGCCGCCGAGGCCGGCGCGGATGTCGTCTTGCTCGACAACCTGTCTCCCGGCGAGACGGCCGAAGCCGTGTCGTTGCTCGCTGACTACAGCGACGTGTTGACGGAGGCGAGTGGTGGCATTACGCTCGAGACGGTCGCCGACTACGCCGCGACGGGCGTCGACATCGTCTCGATGGGATCGCTCACTCACTCCGCGCCGTCGCTGGACCTGTCGTTTCGGACGGGCGAGTGAGCGTCGACACCCACTCGAGGGCTGCTCGCTGCTGAGGGTAGGGTAGTTCCGTCCCGTTGCGCCTGCGCGTGTGTCCCTTTTCCACACTCGTCGGGAAAGATTGAGCATGACGGACCTACCGTTAGCACCGGAGACGGGATGGAACGCACTGTACCTCGCGGGCGAGTGGACAGACCCTGACCACCGCGAGACGATCACCGTCGAGAACCCCTTCACGCGCGAGGAGATTGCAACCGTTCCGGCCGGAACCGAGGACGACGTCGATCAGGCCTACGAACGCGCGGCCGCGGCCCAACAGGAGTGGGCCGACCAGCCGCCACAGGCTCGAGCGGGTGCGATCACCGCCGCACTCGAGTTCGTACGGGACCATCGCGAGGAGATTACGGAGTTGCTCGCCCTCGAGTCGGGTAGCACGCAGGTCAAGTGTGGTGCAGAACTCCAGACCGCGACGGGAATGATGCAACAGGCCGCGAGCTACCCCTTCCGGATGGACGGGTCGCACAAGGGATCGACGATTCCCGGCAAGGAGAACGTCGTCGAACGCCAGCCTGCCGGCGTCGTTGGCGTTATCTCGCCGTGGAACTTCCCGCTGCACCTCTCGATGCGAGCAGTTGCACCGGCGCTCGCGACCGGAAACGCCGTCGTGCTCAAACCAGCCTCGAACACGCCCATTTCGGGCGGATTACTCCTTGCGCGCATCTTCGAAGAAGCCGGCGTTCCGGAGGGCGTCCTGAGCGTCGTCACCGGCCGCGGCTCGGAGGTCGGCGACGCGGTTTCGGACCACGAAGTTCCGCGCGTGCTCGCCTTTACCGGGTCGACCGAAATCGGCCAGCGCGTCGCCGCCAACGCGGCCGGGAACTGCGCGCTCCCCGCCCTCGAACTCGGTGGCAACAACGTCCACGTCGTCACCGAGAACGCGGATCTCGAGCGCGCCGTCGACGGCGGTGTCTTCGGCTCGTTTCTCCACCAGGGTCAGGCCTGCATCTCGATCAATCGTCATCTCGTCCACGAGGACGTCTACGACGAGTACGTTGACGCGCTCGCCGACCGCGCGGCGAGTCTGCCGAGCGGCGATCCGACCGACGAGGAGACGGTGATCGGCCCGATCATCGACGAGAGCCAACGCGACCAGATCCTCGAGTACGTCGAGGAAACCGTCGACGAGGGTGCAACGCTCGAAACCGGCGGCGGGGCGGCCGACATCGACGAGGTCGCTGACTCGCTGGTCGTCGAACCGACGGTGCTCTCCGAGGCCGACAACGATATGGCCGCCGCGTGCAACGAACACTTCGGCCCCGTTGCACCAGTGATCCCCTACTCGAGTGACGAAGAGGCGATCGAACTGGCCAACGAGACGATCCACGGCCTCTCCGGA is a window of Natronorubrum sediminis DNA encoding:
- the nadC gene encoding carboxylating nicotinate-nucleotide diphosphorylase → MITNAQVERWLREDVGHHDVTNQVPGETTGRLVAKESGVVAGLEAATAVFEYLGVDVRDALEDGTRIEPGDDVCRVDGPARDVLRGERVAVNLAGHASGVATRTRRVVDETRGKSDDVRIAATRKTTPGLRGLEKRAVFAGGGDTHRLDLSHMVMVKDNHVAEMGLEGAIEHFQERTSFATNLDVEVETISDAPRAAEAGADVVLLDNLSPGETAEAVSLLADYSDVLTEASGGITLETVADYAATGVDIVSMGSLTHSAPSLDLSFRTGE
- a CDS encoding aldehyde dehydrogenase family protein, which produces MTDLPLAPETGWNALYLAGEWTDPDHRETITVENPFTREEIATVPAGTEDDVDQAYERAAAAQQEWADQPPQARAGAITAALEFVRDHREEITELLALESGSTQVKCGAELQTATGMMQQAASYPFRMDGSHKGSTIPGKENVVERQPAGVVGVISPWNFPLHLSMRAVAPALATGNAVVLKPASNTPISGGLLLARIFEEAGVPEGVLSVVTGRGSEVGDAVSDHEVPRVLAFTGSTEIGQRVAANAAGNCALPALELGGNNVHVVTENADLERAVDGGVFGSFLHQGQACISINRHLVHEDVYDEYVDALADRAASLPSGDPTDEETVIGPIIDESQRDQILEYVEETVDEGATLETGGGAADIDEVADSLVVEPTVLSEADNDMAAACNEHFGPVAPVIPYSSDEEAIELANETIHGLSGSVHSEDLAQARQIADGIETGMIHINDQPINDEPHVPFGGMKQSGLGRYNADSILEELTTTKLISIQRETREYPF